One stretch of Alphaproteobacteria bacterium DNA includes these proteins:
- a CDS encoding 4Fe-4S binding protein — MKAEGRDQVSDLFRASYLLDDSDMCVNPRARRVICTDCEKACPVKVIKPGIDAIALNEDDCTLCGACVPACPSAALRLSVFDPIRFLEAAAQMDELHVHCPESRDGGGGIVIPCHLAIDARLAAVATKGGRRDLILHGRPLCHECARADAREHAPALTRELKRWFGPNSRSVRWARPGEEAQDKSSQHMDQAQANRRNFLRLAGARAISNISWLVPTSSGAVAEPQGIFVPGDFKRREDPYQSALAKTGGVYAWLDGTLLPFMIRNISDACSHCGICADRCPTAALTHAHGPGWQGIDYEALSCTNCGLCTAICPDKAITAKVATNWEMVIEPRQTLIRRELDVCARCGQPFKADEQTMCPACNKETDVDADWMAMLGG, encoded by the coding sequence ATGAAAGCAGAAGGCCGCGATCAAGTTAGCGACTTATTCCGCGCCAGCTATCTGCTGGATGATTCCGACATGTGCGTCAATCCAAGGGCGCGCCGGGTCATTTGCACCGATTGCGAGAAGGCATGTCCAGTCAAGGTGATCAAGCCTGGCATCGACGCGATAGCCCTCAATGAGGACGACTGCACGCTGTGCGGCGCTTGCGTTCCAGCCTGTCCATCCGCAGCCCTTCGGCTTTCGGTCTTCGATCCGATCCGCTTTCTGGAAGCGGCTGCCCAGATGGACGAGTTGCATGTCCATTGTCCTGAAAGCCGGGATGGCGGCGGCGGCATCGTCATTCCTTGTCATTTGGCGATCGATGCCAGATTGGCGGCGGTGGCGACGAAGGGGGGGCGGCGCGATCTGATCTTGCATGGCCGTCCACTTTGTCATGAATGCGCGCGCGCCGACGCAAGAGAACATGCGCCAGCGCTAACCCGTGAACTGAAACGCTGGTTCGGACCCAACAGTCGCAGCGTGCGCTGGGCCAGACCCGGCGAAGAGGCGCAGGACAAGTCCAGCCAGCATATGGATCAGGCGCAGGCCAATCGACGCAATTTCCTGCGGCTGGCGGGCGCTCGGGCAATCTCGAACATCTCGTGGCTGGTGCCGACTTCTTCGGGTGCGGTCGCCGAGCCACAGGGAATTTTTGTGCCGGGAGATTTCAAGCGAAGGGAAGATCCGTATCAAAGCGCCCTGGCAAAAACCGGCGGCGTCTATGCTTGGTTGGATGGGACCTTGCTGCCGTTCATGATTCGCAATATCTCGGATGCCTGCTCGCATTGCGGAATCTGCGCCGATCGCTGTCCGACTGCGGCGTTGACCCATGCGCACGGACCTGGGTGGCAAGGTATCGATTACGAAGCGTTGAGCTGCACGAATTGCGGGCTGTGCACGGCCATTTGCCCCGACAAGGCAATCACGGCGAAGGTTGCCACCAACTGGGAGATGGTCATCGAACCACGGCAAACGCTGATCCGTCGCGAGCTTGACGTTTGTGCGCGCTGTGGTCAGCCTTTCAAGGCAGACGAGCAGACAATGTGCCCGGCCTGCAACAAGGAAACGGATGTCGATGCGGATTGGATGGCAATGCTGGGAGGTTAA
- a CDS encoding methylglyoxal synthase encodes MPEFRTLILIAHKRHLPALVKLMKKERTVFESYRLLSTVEVGTVIEKEVGLEVTSVFPSSKGGEIQLCGLVCSNSVAAVYFLRDPLSPGGSEAEIAPFYRACDLNNVPLATNLLTAVALTHWLGRKLPEDDA; translated from the coding sequence ATGCCTGAGTTCCGCACGCTGATCCTGATTGCCCATAAGCGCCATCTTCCAGCGCTTGTTAAACTGATGAAGAAAGAGCGAACGGTGTTCGAAAGCTACCGCCTGCTCTCGACCGTCGAGGTTGGAACGGTCATTGAAAAGGAAGTCGGGCTGGAAGTGACCTCAGTATTTCCATCAAGCAAAGGCGGCGAAATACAATTATGCGGTCTGGTCTGTTCCAATTCCGTGGCGGCGGTCTATTTCCTGCGCGACCCCCTGTCGCCGGGTGGGTCCGAGGCAGAAATAGCACCCTTCTACCGCGCTTGCGACCTCAACAACGTCCCCTTGGCCACCAATTTGCTGACCGCCGTCGCCTTGACCCATTGGCTTGGCCGCAAACTTCCCGAGGATGACGCATGA